CCCGTAGCAACTCGGTGATGTGCGAATTGCGTACGACGTGCGCCAGCTCTTGGCCGATGACCCGGTCGCGCGAGACCCGAAGCAGATCCGCTCCCGCACGATTGAGGTTGATCAGACGACCGTTCAAGTCTACGGCGAGGACGCCTTCGGTCATCGAACCCAGCAGCGCCTCCAATTCGTTACGCCGCGCGGTTTCGGAGGCGAGACGCTGCCGCAGTTGGCCGGTCAATTCTTGGTCGCTCCGCCGCAGCGTTCGCAGCACGCGCACCTGTCTTCGGTGGGCCACGGTCAGGATGCCGACCACCACCAGGGCGAGAATCAGCAGGATGCCCAAGAACCATTTCATCGTGCAACCCGACTTCGTAGCTCGAACGCCAAAAGCCCCGGATCTTGTCTTGCAGCTTACCCTCGCGACGACTCGCGGAATCGGTACCCCACGCCCCGGATGGTTTCGATGCTCTTGCCCACCGGCCCCAGCTTGCGACGCAGCGCAACCACCTGCACATCCACGCTGCGATCCGTCACCGCCGCGAACCCCTCGTGGATCGACTCGATGATCTGTTGCCGAGTGAACACACGACCGGGTTTGCTGACCAACAGCGTCAGAAGCTTGAACTCGGTAGCAGTCAAATCGACCGTTTGCCCGTCTGCGCTCGCCTCGTGTCGGTCTAGGTCGATCTTGACCCGACCGGCCTCATGAACGCGGCGCGGCGGGCCTTCTTCTAGCGATTCCGCACGACGCAACACCGCCGTGATCCGCGCTAGCAAAACCCGCGGCGAAAACGGCTTGGTCACGTAGTCGTCGGCCCCCATCTCCAGGCCACGGACGATGTCGGATTCCTCACCTTTGGCCGTGAGCATGATCACCGGCACGTTCTCGGTCGCCTCTCGACTACGAAGCGTCCGGCAAACCTCAAGCCCGTCCATCGCCGGCAGCATCAGGTCCAGCAAGATCAAGTCCGGCACCCGATCGCGGAGTTTTTTTAGCGCTTCTTCGCCGGTTTCGGCTGTCTCCACGCTGTACCC
The window above is part of the Planctomycetota bacterium genome. Proteins encoded here:
- a CDS encoding response regulator transcription factor, whose translation is MSDISVLLVEDERDLLELLRYNLDREGYSVETAETGEEALKKLRDRVPDLILLDLMLPAMDGLEVCRTLRSREATENVPVIMLTAKGEESDIVRGLEMGADDYVTKPFSPRVLLARITAVLRRAESLEEGPPRRVHEAGRVKIDLDRHEASADGQTVDLTATEFKLLTLLVSKPGRVFTRQQIIESIHEGFAAVTDRSVDVQVVALRRKLGPVGKSIETIRGVGYRFRESSRG